In a genomic window of Rhodovulum sp. P5:
- a CDS encoding HPr kinase/phosphorylase — MPDQPAPIIVHASCVAVDGRAVLITGRSGAGKSALALQLIGLGARLVADDRTCLFADGDSLVAHAPETIRGLIEARFVGLLHAETESRARVVLAVDLDQVETERLPPRRETRFLDHIVPLLRRVDQPYFPSAILLYLTSGRSD; from the coding sequence ATGCCGGACCAACCCGCCCCGATCATCGTGCATGCAAGCTGTGTGGCCGTCGATGGGCGGGCCGTGCTGATCACCGGGCGTTCGGGCGCGGGGAAATCGGCCCTTGCCCTGCAACTGATCGGCCTTGGGGCCAGACTGGTCGCCGATGACCGAACCTGCCTTTTCGCGGACGGCGACAGCCTTGTCGCCCATGCGCCCGAGACCATTCGGGGCCTGATCGAGGCCCGGTTTGTCGGCCTGCTGCATGCCGAGACCGAAAGCCGCGCCCGGGTCGTGCTTGCCGTCGATCTGGACCAGGTCGAGACCGAGCGACTGCCGCCAAGGCGAGAAACGCGGTTTCTTGACCATATCGTCCCCTTGCTTCGCCGGGTCGATCAGCCATACTTCCCTTCAGCAATCCTGCTTTACCTGACGTCCGGCCGAAGTGACTGA
- a CDS encoding electron transfer flavoprotein subunit alpha/FixB family protein, with translation MAVLLLAEVTGGELQLDATAKAVNAAKPLGDITALCVGAHAKAAGEAAAKIDGVAKVLVAEDAIYNHRLAEPTADLIVSLAGDYDHIVAPATTDAKNIMPRVAALLDVMVISEIVGVVDADTFDRPIYAGNAIQTVKSRDPKKVITIRTSTFEAAGEGDAAPVADAATAANPGMSEWVSDTAAESDRPELTSAGVIVSGGRGVGSEDDFKLIEQLADKLGAAVGASRAAVDSGFAPNDWQVGQTGKVVAPELYIAVGISGAIQHLAGMKDSKVIVAINKDEEAPIFQVADYGLVADLFDAVPELVEKL, from the coding sequence ATGGCCGTTCTTCTTCTTGCCGAAGTCACCGGCGGTGAACTGCAACTGGATGCCACCGCCAAGGCCGTGAACGCCGCCAAACCGCTGGGTGACATCACCGCGCTGTGTGTCGGCGCCCATGCCAAGGCCGCAGGCGAAGCTGCCGCCAAGATCGACGGCGTGGCCAAGGTTCTGGTGGCCGAGGATGCCATCTACAACCACCGTCTGGCCGAACCGACCGCAGATCTGATCGTCTCGCTGGCCGGCGACTACGACCACATCGTCGCCCCGGCCACGACGGATGCCAAGAACATCATGCCGCGCGTCGCCGCGCTTCTGGATGTGATGGTGATCTCCGAGATCGTGGGCGTGGTCGATGCCGACACGTTCGACCGGCCGATCTATGCCGGCAACGCGATCCAGACGGTGAAGTCGAGAGACCCGAAAAAGGTCATCACCATCCGCACCTCGACCTTCGAGGCTGCTGGCGAAGGCGATGCCGCCCCCGTCGCGGACGCGGCCACCGCCGCCAATCCGGGCATGTCCGAATGGGTGTCCGACACCGCCGCCGAAAGCGACCGACCGGAACTGACCTCGGCCGGGGTGATCGTGTCGGGCGGGCGCGGCGTGGGGTCGGAAGACGACTTCAAGCTGATCGAACAACTGGCCGACAAGCTGGGCGCTGCCGTCGGGGCCTCGCGCGCCGCGGTCGACTCGGGCTTTGCGCCCAATGACTGGCAGGTGGGCCAGACCGGCAAGGTCGTCGCGCCCGAGCTTTACATCGCCGTCGGCATTTCCGGCGCGATCCAGCACCTTGCGGGCATGAAGGACAGCAAGGTCATCGTCGCCATCAACAAGGACGAGGAAGCCCCGATCTTTCAGGTCGCCGATTACGGGCTGGTGGCCGATCTGTTCGACGCGGTGCCGGAACTGGTCGAAAAGCTCTGA
- a CDS encoding esterase-like activity of phytase family protein — MALRLTASAAALVLSAFSANAAPITLNLLGSTVVPDGTEFEGVEFGGISGLQMAEDGTFYALSDDRGDAGRAPRFYTLDLDYDLGGFNGVTILSQTALTDTDGSPLPTDAPTVDPEAIRLAPNGNLYISSEGNFSTDPDALVQPFVREYTTDGEYVRDLAYPDVYRYVDNATDGARDNKLFEAMAVDADGTIFVGNEEALIPDGATSTADEGSFVRIAEIDPILGEAVAQYAYALPAIPLDGDAGAPGLVELLAYGDGFLALERSYASGVGNTVTITYSEILDDSTNILDLAALDGEDVVPMSREVLLTITDPFMGIDNDNLEAMSFGHTLANGNLSLVLAADNNFNPRYQESLFIAFEIAPAAPAVPLPAGLPLLLSALGGIAVLRRR, encoded by the coding sequence ATGGCACTCCGACTGACCGCAAGCGCGGCTGCTCTGGTTCTTTCGGCCTTCTCGGCCAATGCGGCACCGATTACGCTGAACCTGCTGGGTTCGACCGTTGTCCCGGATGGCACCGAGTTCGAAGGTGTCGAATTCGGCGGTATTTCGGGCCTTCAGATGGCCGAAGACGGGACGTTCTACGCCCTGTCGGACGACCGGGGCGATGCCGGCCGTGCGCCGCGCTTCTACACTCTTGACCTCGACTATGACCTGGGCGGGTTCAACGGCGTGACAATCCTCAGCCAGACGGCGCTGACGGACACGGACGGCTCGCCGCTGCCCACCGATGCGCCGACGGTCGACCCCGAGGCGATCCGCCTTGCGCCCAATGGCAACCTCTACATTTCCAGCGAAGGCAATTTCAGCACCGATCCGGACGCGCTGGTGCAGCCCTTCGTGCGCGAATACACCACCGATGGAGAGTATGTGCGCGATCTCGCCTATCCGGATGTCTATCGCTATGTCGACAACGCCACCGATGGCGCCCGCGACAACAAGCTTTTCGAGGCGATGGCGGTGGATGCCGACGGCACCATCTTCGTCGGTAACGAGGAAGCGCTGATCCCCGATGGCGCGACATCGACCGCGGATGAGGGCAGCTTTGTGCGCATTGCCGAAATCGACCCCATCCTTGGGGAAGCGGTTGCCCAATATGCCTATGCCCTGCCGGCGATCCCGCTGGACGGTGACGCCGGTGCGCCCGGTCTGGTCGAGCTTCTGGCGTATGGCGATGGGTTCCTCGCGCTGGAGCGGTCCTATGCCAGCGGCGTCGGCAACACCGTGACGATCACCTATTCCGAGATTCTGGACGACAGCACCAACATCCTCGATCTGGCGGCGCTGGACGGAGAGGACGTCGTGCCGATGAGCCGGGAGGTCCTGCTGACCATCACCGACCCGTTCATGGGCATCGACAACGACAATCTTGAGGCGATGTCCTTCGGTCACACGCTGGCCAACGGCAATCTCAGCCTTGTCCTTGCCGCGGACAACAACTTCAACCCGCGCTATCAGGAAAGCCTGTTCATCGCTTTCGAAATCGCGCCGGCAGCCCCGGCCGTGCCGCTTCCCGCCGGTCTGCCGCTTCTGCTGTCGGCGCTGGGCGGCATAGCGGTTCTGCGCCGCCGCTGA
- a CDS encoding DUF6473 family protein, which produces MSFQQPGAGTLAYFPCRYGNSRLLFRGPRQDVDKPYCAVVGGTETYGKFIPKPFPALVEERTGTPVVNLGCVNGGLDVFANDASVVDLLAGARVAVIQALGAHNMSNRFYVVHPRRNDRFLRASSMMKALFPSIDFAEYNFTRHLLSTLRDTSQPAFEMVVAELQMAWQARMRGLAAGIPGEKVLLRFSSRPPEHAGPDDDLGDDPLFITPHMIDSVRPYFSRVVEVEPSEPALSQGTAGMVHSEMDEPAAAALPGPAVHEEIAAALAPVVEDLMAAAR; this is translated from the coding sequence ATGAGCTTCCAGCAACCGGGCGCCGGGACCTTGGCCTACTTCCCGTGCCGATACGGTAATTCAAGGCTGCTTTTCCGGGGGCCGCGTCAGGACGTCGACAAGCCCTACTGCGCCGTCGTCGGCGGGACCGAGACATATGGGAAGTTCATCCCCAAACCCTTCCCGGCCCTTGTGGAAGAGCGGACCGGCACCCCGGTGGTCAATCTGGGCTGCGTCAATGGCGGCCTCGATGTCTTCGCCAATGATGCTTCGGTGGTCGATCTGTTGGCCGGGGCCCGGGTGGCCGTCATTCAGGCGCTGGGCGCGCACAACATGTCGAACCGCTTCTATGTGGTTCACCCCCGGCGAAACGATCGGTTCCTCCGGGCCTCATCCATGATGAAGGCCCTGTTCCCGAGCATCGACTTTGCCGAATACAATTTCACGCGCCATCTGTTGTCGACGCTGAGAGATACCTCGCAACCCGCCTTCGAAATGGTCGTGGCAGAGTTGCAGATGGCGTGGCAGGCGCGCATGCGCGGGTTGGCGGCGGGCATCCCCGGTGAAAAGGTCCTGCTGCGGTTTTCGTCGAGGCCGCCGGAACATGCCGGGCCCGACGACGATCTGGGCGACGATCCGCTGTTCATCACCCCGCACATGATCGACTCCGTCCGCCCCTATTTCAGCCGGGTGGTGGAGGTCGAGCCGAGCGAGCCCGCGCTTTCGCAGGGCACGGCCGGCATGGTCCACAGCGAAATGGATGAACCGGCGGCCGCGGCGCTGCCCGGTCCGGCCGTGCACGAGGAGATCGCCGCGGCCCTTGCCCCGGTGGTAGAAGACCTGATGGCGGCCGCCCGATAG
- a CDS encoding SDR family NAD(P)-dependent oxidoreductase, translated as MAQRSVLITGCSSGIGYDAAHALHARGWRVFATCRQVADCDRLRGEGLESFVLDYADEASIAAAVDETLTRTGGTLDALYNNGAFGCPGAVEDLPRGALREIFETNLFGVHDLTNRVIPTMRAQGHGRIVNCSSVLGFVAGKWRGAYVSTKYALEGLTDTLRIEMRDTAIKIILIEPGPVTSSIRQKAIPHFERWVDWENSARADQYRTSLLKRLYDDRGPDPFELPASAVSRKLIHALESPTPRARYYVTTPTYLMGFARRVFPTAALDWLINKN; from the coding sequence ATGGCGCAAAGATCGGTTCTGATCACGGGGTGTTCCTCTGGCATCGGCTATGATGCGGCCCATGCATTGCACGCCCGCGGATGGCGCGTCTTTGCCACCTGCCGGCAGGTGGCCGACTGCGACAGGCTGCGCGGTGAGGGGCTGGAGAGCTTCGTGCTCGACTATGCCGACGAGGCAAGCATTGCGGCCGCCGTCGATGAAACCCTGACCCGAACCGGTGGCACGCTGGATGCGCTTTACAACAACGGGGCCTTCGGTTGCCCCGGCGCGGTAGAGGATTTGCCGCGTGGTGCATTGCGAGAGATCTTCGAGACGAATCTCTTCGGCGTCCATGACCTGACGAACCGCGTGATCCCCACCATGCGGGCACAGGGGCATGGCCGGATCGTCAACTGCTCCTCGGTTCTGGGGTTTGTCGCTGGCAAATGGCGCGGCGCCTATGTGTCCACCAAATATGCGCTGGAAGGGCTGACCGATACGCTCCGGATCGAGATGCGCGATACGGCAATCAAGATCATCCTGATTGAGCCCGGCCCGGTGACATCAAGCATTCGTCAAAAGGCAATTCCGCATTTCGAGCGCTGGGTCGACTGGGAAAACAGCGCACGGGCCGACCAGTACCGGACCTCTCTGCTGAAACGGCTTTACGATGATCGCGGGCCCGATCCGTTCGAATTGCCGGCCTCTGCGGTCAGCCGAAAACTGATTCATGCGCTGGAATCGCCCACGCCGCGCGCCCGCTACTATGTCACCACGCCGACCTACCTGATGGGCTTTGCCCGACGGGTGTTCCCGACCGCCGCGCTGGACTGGCTGATCAACAAGAACTGA
- a CDS encoding cob(I)yrinic acid a,c-diamide adenosyltransferase, producing MPEQSNIYTRTGDHGETALGDGTRLPKDDPRIRAYGAVDEANAALGLARLQASGDMDARLGVVQNDLFDVGADLHKDIGDDNAPMRISAAQVTRLESEIDAMEATLPPLTQFILPGGTPLAAHMHMARTLVRRAERLTRKLATDDHVNPEVMSYLNRLSDWLFVAARTANDGGKADVLWTPGEKRQ from the coding sequence ATGCCCGAGCAGAGCAACATCTACACCAGAACAGGCGACCACGGCGAAACCGCGCTTGGCGACGGCACCCGGCTGCCCAAGGATGACCCCCGGATCCGTGCCTATGGGGCCGTGGACGAAGCCAACGCCGCCCTGGGGCTGGCCCGGCTTCAGGCATCGGGCGACATGGATGCGCGCCTTGGCGTCGTTCAGAACGACCTGTTCGATGTGGGCGCCGACCTGCACAAGGACATTGGCGACGACAACGCGCCGATGCGAATCTCTGCCGCGCAGGTGACCCGGCTGGAATCGGAAATCGACGCGATGGAGGCGACCCTGCCGCCGCTGACGCAATTCATCCTGCCCGGCGGCACGCCGCTGGCCGCCCATATGCACATGGCACGCACGCTTGTGCGCCGTGCCGAACGCCTGACCCGAAAGCTTGCCACCGACGACCACGTGAACCCTGAGGTCATGTCTTATCTCAACCGCCTGTCAGACTGGCTTTTCGTGGCCGCCCGCACCGCCAATGACGGGGGCAAGGCCGACGTGCTTTGGACCCCCGGCGAAAAGCGCCAATAG
- a CDS encoding lysophospholipid acyltransferase family protein, producing the protein MQPRPRFLGQGDGKKLDGRAYDARRLSYSTTFSNPVQVRLIKTMELMTGKLRLLRLIRKFEAMGVPDGQAFWKQALDVMGIDLRTPESQLARIPRTGPVIVVANHPHGLVDGMVLAELIGRVRTDYKILTRSLLTGVGEIEEFMIPVPFPHEEDALEQNLEMRRRAMEHLSDGGVIVLFPSGSVAASATMFGPAIEAEWNPFTAKMIQRSGAVVVPIRFTGENSRWYQIANQVSSTLRQGLLLHEVVHALNRPQAPVVGTPIERAEIERWAGNPRGFVAWLRDRTLGLVA; encoded by the coding sequence GTGCAGCCGCGCCCGCGTTTTCTGGGGCAGGGCGACGGCAAGAAGCTGGATGGCCGTGCCTATGATGCCCGGCGCCTGTCCTATTCGACCACGTTTTCGAACCCGGTTCAGGTGCGCCTGATCAAGACCATGGAACTCATGACCGGCAAGCTGCGCCTGTTGCGGCTGATCCGGAAGTTCGAGGCGATGGGGGTGCCGGACGGGCAGGCGTTCTGGAAACAGGCGCTGGACGTGATGGGCATCGATCTGCGGACGCCCGAGTCGCAACTGGCCCGGATCCCGCGGACCGGCCCGGTCATCGTGGTGGCAAACCATCCGCACGGCTTGGTGGACGGGATGGTGCTGGCCGAGTTGATCGGCCGGGTGCGCACCGACTACAAGATTCTCACCCGCTCGCTTCTGACCGGTGTGGGCGAGATCGAGGAATTCATGATCCCGGTGCCTTTCCCGCATGAGGAAGATGCGCTGGAGCAGAACCTTGAGATGCGGCGCCGGGCGATGGAGCATCTGAGCGATGGCGGCGTGATCGTTCTGTTCCCGTCCGGGTCGGTCGCGGCGTCTGCGACCATGTTCGGCCCGGCAATCGAGGCTGAATGGAACCCCTTCACCGCCAAGATGATCCAGCGCTCCGGCGCTGTCGTGGTGCCGATCCGGTTCACGGGGGAGAATTCCCGGTGGTACCAGATCGCCAACCAGGTGTCGTCGACGTTGCGGCAGGGCCTGTTGCTGCATGAGGTCGTGCACGCGCTGAACCGGCCGCAAGCCCCCGTCGTGGGAACCCCGATCGAGCGGGCGGAAATCGAACGCTGGGCGGGCAACCCGCGCGGCTTCGTCGCCTGGCTGCGGGACCGCACGCTGGGTCTTGTCGCCTGA
- a CDS encoding sensor histidine kinase: MSARASRDTGAASAATTAARRKVRIALNPSPLARKIIVFNLLAQIILISGVLYMNPARDSLLRQRESGLVAEAELVADVFEAQMAPGAPFGIRAGRGRDATETLAGLDLAPGVEAFVFDAQEILVARARGGASSDWPADDIRDESKITIITDILNTIWEGLAHRLQRPGVANGDSSPEERLRDQVARTLVAGAQIETGVDAGGRTAFTATTPIIRAGQVVGVVALVSASGEIDWLVRIEREQVLQVFVIALIVSIGLSLVLASTIANPLSELAAAAELGRDRHSQKMSPGRVRIPDMAGRPDEIGRLSVALRGMVTALYDRIDANEQFAADVAHEIKNPLASLRSATGTLRLAKREEQREKLLEIIEHDVRRLTRLVSDISNASRLDSELVKEDEQKFDLVQLLTNLSQHLGQEAREKGVDFISDLPPEPMVVQGLEARLAQVFVNLITNAVSFCEAGDAVRIWARTKDNRVLVVVEDTGPGIPNEALNKIFNRFYSERPPGQFGNHSGLGLAISKQIVEAHGGVIWAENIRPTEADVTSEPLGARFVVGLPV, translated from the coding sequence ATGTCCGCGCGCGCATCCCGGGACACGGGGGCGGCGTCGGCCGCCACGACCGCCGCGCGCCGCAAGGTTCGGATCGCGCTGAACCCCTCGCCTTTGGCGCGCAAGATCATCGTGTTCAACCTGCTGGCGCAGATCATTCTGATCTCTGGCGTGCTTTACATGAACCCGGCCCGGGACAGCCTGCTGCGCCAGCGCGAAAGCGGGCTGGTGGCAGAGGCCGAACTCGTCGCCGACGTGTTCGAGGCGCAGATGGCGCCCGGTGCCCCCTTCGGCATCCGGGCGGGCCGCGGGCGCGATGCCACGGAGACTCTGGCCGGGCTTGATCTGGCGCCCGGGGTCGAAGCGTTCGTGTTCGACGCGCAGGAAATTCTGGTGGCGCGCGCCCGCGGCGGTGCCTCTTCCGATTGGCCGGCGGACGATATCCGCGACGAAAGCAAGATCACGATCATCACCGATATTCTGAACACGATCTGGGAAGGGCTTGCCCATCGCCTTCAGCGCCCGGGAGTGGCCAACGGCGATTCCAGCCCCGAAGAGCGCCTGCGTGACCAGGTGGCCCGCACCTTGGTTGCCGGTGCGCAGATCGAAACCGGCGTCGATGCCGGCGGACGCACCGCCTTTACCGCGACCACCCCGATCATCCGGGCGGGGCAGGTTGTCGGTGTCGTGGCGCTCGTATCTGCCAGCGGTGAGATCGACTGGCTGGTGCGGATCGAACGCGAACAGGTCTTGCAGGTTTTCGTCATCGCGCTGATCGTCTCCATCGGGTTGAGCCTCGTTCTGGCCTCGACCATCGCCAACCCGCTGTCGGAACTCGCAGCCGCGGCCGAACTGGGCCGGGACCGCCACTCCCAGAAGATGAGCCCCGGGCGCGTGCGGATCCCCGACATGGCCGGGCGCCCGGACGAGATCGGGCGGCTGTCTGTTGCGCTTCGCGGAATGGTGACGGCGCTTTACGACCGGATCGATGCGAACGAGCAATTCGCGGCCGATGTCGCCCATGAAATCAAGAACCCGCTGGCCAGTCTGCGCTCTGCCACCGGGACGCTGCGGCTGGCCAAGCGGGAAGAGCAGCGCGAGAAACTTCTTGAGATCATCGAGCATGACGTTCGGCGCCTGACCCGGTTGGTCAGCGACATTTCCAACGCCTCGCGTCTGGACAGCGAACTGGTCAAGGAAGACGAACAGAAATTCGACCTCGTGCAGTTGCTGACAAATCTCAGCCAGCATCTGGGGCAGGAGGCGCGCGAGAAGGGCGTGGATTTCATCTCCGATCTGCCGCCCGAGCCGATGGTCGTGCAGGGGCTTGAGGCGCGGCTTGCCCAGGTCTTCGTCAATTTGATCACCAACGCGGTCTCGTTCTGCGAGGCGGGCGATGCCGTGCGGATCTGGGCGCGGACCAAGGACAACAGGGTGCTTGTCGTGGTCGAGGATACGGGGCCCGGCATCCCGAACGAGGCGCTGAACAAGATCTTCAACCGCTTCTATTCCGAACGTCCGCCCGGGCAGTTCGGCAACCATTCCGGCCTTGGGCTGGCGATTTCCAAGCAGATCGTCGAAGCTCATGGCGGCGTCATCTGGGCCGAGAACATCCGTCCGACCGAGGCTGACGTCACGTCCGAACCGCTGGGGGCGCGATTCGTGGTCGGCCTGCCGGTCTGA
- the rapZ gene encoding RNase adapter RapZ produces the protein MPETPERDLAPNPQRVVLVTGASGAGRSTALNVLEDIGFEAIDNLPLSLVPKLLDGNEVRPPLALGVHTRTRDFSARALADLIQQIWSASHIEADVLYLDCRPEVLLRRFSETRRRHPMAPAESPVEGVARDLDVLEPIRELATILIDTSDLTIHEFRAEMTARFAAGGEAPLALSLHSFSYKRGLPHGLEMAFDCRFLRNPYWDPSLRHLDGRNDEVVHYVGEDGRFGTFVEHIVTLADFVLPAHRDEGRSHISIGFGCTGGQHRSVAVAETVANRLAATEWQVSIRHRELERRAQIASAAASGSGA, from the coding sequence ATGCCCGAGACACCTGAACGAGATCTGGCACCGAACCCGCAGCGCGTCGTTCTGGTGACGGGGGCGTCGGGGGCGGGGCGGTCGACGGCGCTGAACGTGCTGGAAGACATCGGTTTCGAAGCCATCGACAACCTGCCGCTGTCGCTTGTCCCGAAGCTTTTGGACGGCAACGAGGTACGTCCGCCGCTTGCCCTTGGGGTGCATACGCGAACCCGGGACTTTTCCGCCCGGGCACTTGCCGACCTCATTCAACAGATCTGGTCCGCGTCGCATATCGAGGCCGATGTGCTTTACCTCGATTGCCGTCCAGAGGTTCTGTTGCGACGGTTCTCGGAAACCCGGCGCCGTCACCCGATGGCCCCGGCCGAAAGCCCGGTCGAGGGGGTGGCGCGCGATCTTGACGTTCTCGAACCGATTCGGGAGCTCGCCACGATCCTGATCGACACCTCCGACCTGACGATCCACGAGTTCCGGGCGGAGATGACCGCACGTTTCGCCGCGGGGGGAGAGGCCCCCCTTGCGCTGTCGCTGCACTCCTTTTCCTACAAGCGCGGGCTTCCGCACGGTCTGGAAATGGCGTTCGACTGCCGGTTTCTGCGCAATCCGTATTGGGATCCGTCGCTGCGCCATCTTGATGGCCGCAACGATGAAGTCGTCCACTATGTTGGCGAAGACGGACGGTTCGGCACGTTCGTGGAGCATATCGTCACGCTGGCCGATTTCGTTCTGCCCGCGCATCGCGACGAGGGCCGCAGCCACATCTCGATCGGGTTCGGCTGTACCGGGGGGCAACACCGCTCCGTCGCGGTTGCCGAAACCGTGGCAAACAGGCTTGCGGCAACGGAATGGCAAGTGTCTATACGGCACAGAGAACTGGAAAGGCGGGCGCAGATCGCGTCTGCGGCGGCATCGGGATCGGGCGCGTGA
- a CDS encoding HPr family phosphocarrier protein: MGHAVTRKLEIVNEKGLHARASAKFVECVEDHDATAEVSRDGVSTSGDSIMGLLMLAASKGTTIEVKTSGPEAERLADALTQLVGDRFGEEM, translated from the coding sequence ATGGGCCACGCGGTGACGCGCAAGCTTGAAATCGTGAACGAGAAGGGGCTGCATGCCCGCGCGTCAGCCAAGTTCGTGGAATGCGTCGAGGACCATGACGCCACCGCCGAAGTGAGCCGCGACGGTGTGAGCACCTCGGGCGACTCGATCATGGGGCTTTTGATGTTGGCAGCCTCGAAGGGAACCACTATTGAGGTCAAAACCTCCGGCCCCGAGGCCGAACGGCTTGCCGACGCCCTGACGCAACTGGTCGGGGACCGTTTCGGGGAAGAGATGTAG
- a CDS encoding electron transfer flavoprotein subunit beta/FixA family protein: MKVLVPVKRVIDYNVKVRVKADGTGVDLANIKMSMNPFDEIAVEEAIRLKEKGQADEIVAVSIGVKQAQETLRTALAMGADRAILIVAAEDVHDDIEPLAVAKLLKAVVDAEQPGLVLAGKQAIDNDMNATGQMLAALLGWSQATFASKVEIEGDSASVTREVDGGLQTIKVKMPAIITVDLRLNEPRYASLPNIMKAKKKPLEEKTPADYGVDVTPRLEILKTAEPRERQAGVKVASVDELIAKLKDEAGVL, translated from the coding sequence ATGAAGGTCCTCGTACCCGTCAAACGCGTGATCGACTACAACGTGAAGGTCCGCGTGAAGGCGGACGGCACCGGCGTCGATCTCGCCAACATCAAGATGTCGATGAACCCCTTTGACGAGATCGCCGTGGAAGAGGCGATCCGGCTGAAGGAAAAAGGCCAGGCCGACGAGATCGTCGCGGTCTCTATCGGCGTGAAGCAGGCACAGGAAACGCTGCGCACCGCGCTGGCGATGGGGGCCGACCGCGCCATCCTGATCGTCGCCGCCGAGGATGTGCATGACGATATCGAACCCTTGGCGGTCGCCAAGCTGCTGAAGGCCGTCGTGGACGCCGAACAGCCGGGCCTTGTTCTGGCCGGCAAACAGGCGATCGACAACGACATGAACGCGACGGGCCAGATGCTGGCCGCGCTTCTGGGCTGGAGCCAGGCCACCTTTGCCTCGAAGGTCGAGATCGAGGGCGACAGCGCAAGCGTGACGCGCGAAGTCGACGGCGGCCTGCAGACCATCAAGGTGAAGATGCCCGCCATCATCACCGTGGACCTGCGCCTGAACGAACCGCGCTATGCGTCGCTGCCCAACATCATGAAGGCGAAGAAGAAGCCGCTGGAGGAAAAGACCCCCGCCGATTACGGCGTGGACGTCACGCCGCGGCTTGAGATCCTGAAAACAGCCGAGCCGCGCGAGCGTCAGGCCGGGGTCAAGGTCGCCTCGGTCGACGAGTTGATCGCCAAGCTGAAAGACGAAGCGGGGGTGCTGTAA
- a CDS encoding 3-hydroxybutyryl-CoA dehydrogenase — protein sequence MDIKTVGIVGAGQMGNGIAHVFALAGYEVTLNDLSADALSRALSEIDKNLSRQASRGKISEEEKTAALARISTTTVLTDIGPSDLIVEAATERETVKTAIFEDLQPHLKPNTILTSNTSSISITRLASRTDRPEKFMGLHFMNPVPVMQLVELIRGIATDEDTYKTMLALVEKIGKTAASAEDFPAFIVNRILMPMINEAVYTLYEGVGNVRSIDESMKLGANHPMGPLELADFIGLDTCLAIMNVLHDGLADTKYRPCPLLTKYVEAGWLGRKTQRGFYDYRGETPVPTR from the coding sequence ATGGATATCAAGACGGTTGGGATTGTCGGCGCAGGTCAGATGGGCAACGGGATCGCCCATGTTTTTGCCCTTGCGGGATATGAGGTCACGCTGAACGACCTGTCGGCCGACGCGCTGAGCCGCGCCCTGTCGGAGATCGACAAGAACCTTTCGCGGCAGGCCAGCCGCGGCAAGATCTCCGAAGAGGAGAAGACAGCCGCGCTTGCCCGGATCTCGACCACGACGGTGCTGACCGATATCGGCCCGTCCGACCTGATCGTCGAGGCCGCGACCGAACGGGAAACCGTGAAGACCGCGATCTTCGAAGACCTTCAGCCCCATCTGAAGCCCAACACGATCCTGACCTCGAACACCTCGTCGATCTCGATCACGCGGCTGGCCAGCCGGACCGACCGTCCCGAAAAGTTCATGGGCCTGCATTTCATGAACCCGGTTCCGGTGATGCAGCTTGTTGAACTGATACGCGGCATCGCGACCGATGAGGACACGTACAAGACAATGCTCGCGCTGGTCGAAAAGATCGGCAAGACCGCGGCGTCGGCAGAGGATTTCCCGGCCTTCATCGTCAACCGGATCCTGATGCCGATGATCAACGAGGCGGTTTATACGCTTTATGAGGGCGTGGGAAATGTCCGCTCCATCGACGAGTCGATGAAGCTTGGCGCGAACCATCCGATGGGGCCGCTGGAACTGGCCGATTTCATCGGGCTGGATACATGCCTTGCCATCATGAACGTGCTGCATGACGGGCTGGCCGACACCAAGTACCGGCCTTGCCCGCTGCTGACGAAATATGTCGAGGCCGGATGGCTCGGCCGCAAGACCCAGCGCGGTTTCTACGACTATCGCGGGGAAACGCCGGTTCCCACCCGGTAA